A DNA window from Bradyrhizobium sp. CCBAU 53421 contains the following coding sequences:
- a CDS encoding sarcosine oxidase subunit alpha family protein — protein sequence MTSYRLDKGGLIDRAKPLSFTFDSRRMTGLEGDSLASALLANGQMLMGRSFKYHRPRGALSAGASEPNALMTLGGGGRTEPNSRATMQELYEGLIAQSQNRWPSLKIDIGSLNGLLSPFLSAGFYYKTFMWPAPLWEKLYEPLIRRAAGLGKATYEADPDRYEKCWAHCDLLIVGGGASGIAAALTAGRARARVILVDENAMIGGGLLSETATIGGLTAVEFARQAVAELASLPNVQLFSRTTAFGWYDGNVFGAVERVQKHISEPRARLPVERLWRIVAKQAILATGAEERPLVFGGNDIPGVMMAGAMRTYLNRYGVAPGKSVAVVTTNDSGYILARDLETAGVQLAAIIDSRRSGAAAGVYDGPARIINGAFVPDAEGGKALSSITILQNARKQKLAVDALAMSGGFSPVIHLACHRGGRPTWSDREGAFLAAEDHNGLSLAGAAVKTSDLAGCLQAGASKAAALLGKLGIKVQAAVFGAVEGDIVAAPSKPLWIIPGIKGKAFVDFQNDVHRKDIGLAAREGYGHVELTKRYTTNGMATDQGKLSNVNAIGLLAEARGVNPADIGTTTFRPFYSPVSFGALAGSSHGKHFQPVRKSPLHDWAAKNGATFVETGLWYRSAWFPLTGEKSWRQSVDREVKTVRGNAGLCDVSMLGKIEITGKDAAEFLDRVYCNAFKKLPVGKARYGLMLREDGFIYDDGTTSRLEDDRFFMTTTTAYAAGVMNHLEFCAQALWPELDVRLASVTDQWAQMAVAGPKSRLILQQIVDQDMSNEAFPFLGAKEVSLFGGKLSGRLFRISFSGELAYELAVPAGYGEAVADALMAAGKDHGICAYGVEALSVLRIEKGHVTHNEINGTVVPADLGFGKMVSVTKADFIGKRMLQRDGLNDPNRHQLVGVVPLDSGMSFRSGAHILEKGAAATLENDQGYISSSCYSPHVGSTIGLALVKRGSSRHGEEVQVWNGLQNEFTAGRLCHPGFVDPANEKLKG from the coding sequence ATGACGTCCTATCGTCTCGACAAAGGCGGCCTGATCGACCGCGCGAAGCCGCTGTCTTTCACTTTCGACAGCAGGCGCATGACCGGGCTCGAAGGCGACAGCCTTGCCTCGGCGCTGCTGGCCAACGGCCAGATGCTGATGGGCCGTTCCTTCAAGTATCACCGGCCGCGCGGGGCGCTTTCGGCCGGCGCATCCGAGCCCAATGCGCTGATGACGCTCGGCGGCGGTGGGCGTACCGAGCCCAATAGTCGCGCGACCATGCAGGAACTCTACGAGGGCCTTATCGCGCAGAGCCAGAACCGCTGGCCCTCGCTCAAGATTGATATCGGTTCGCTCAATGGCCTATTGTCGCCCTTCCTGTCCGCCGGCTTCTACTACAAGACCTTCATGTGGCCGGCGCCTCTTTGGGAAAAGCTCTACGAGCCCTTGATCCGCCGGGCCGCCGGCCTCGGCAAGGCAACCTACGAGGCCGATCCTGACCGCTACGAAAAGTGCTGGGCCCACTGCGACCTGCTGATCGTCGGCGGCGGCGCCAGCGGGATTGCTGCGGCACTGACCGCAGGCCGCGCCCGCGCCCGGGTCATTCTCGTCGACGAGAATGCGATGATCGGCGGGGGGCTCTTATCCGAAACCGCGACGATCGGCGGCCTGACCGCGGTCGAATTTGCCCGCCAGGCGGTTGCCGAGCTCGCAAGCCTGCCCAACGTGCAGCTTTTTTCGCGCACGACAGCGTTCGGCTGGTATGACGGCAACGTCTTCGGCGCAGTCGAGCGGGTCCAGAAGCACATTTCAGAGCCGCGTGCCCGGCTGCCCGTCGAGCGGCTATGGCGCATTGTGGCCAAGCAGGCCATTCTGGCCACCGGCGCGGAAGAACGTCCGCTGGTCTTCGGCGGCAACGACATCCCCGGGGTGATGATGGCTGGCGCCATGCGCACCTATCTCAATCGCTATGGCGTTGCACCGGGCAAGTCGGTCGCGGTCGTCACCACCAACGACAGCGGTTACATATTGGCTCGCGATCTCGAAACGGCTGGCGTGCAGCTTGCTGCCATCATCGACAGCCGTCGCTCCGGCGCCGCAGCAGGCGTGTATGACGGTCCGGCCCGTATCATAAACGGGGCCTTCGTACCCGACGCCGAAGGCGGCAAGGCGCTCTCCTCCATCACAATTCTCCAGAATGCCCGCAAGCAAAAGCTCGCTGTTGACGCGCTCGCTATGTCGGGCGGCTTCAGCCCGGTCATCCATCTCGCCTGCCATCGCGGCGGCAGGCCAACATGGTCGGACAGAGAAGGCGCTTTCCTGGCGGCCGAGGATCACAACGGGCTTTCGCTGGCTGGCGCCGCTGTCAAAACGAGCGATCTCGCCGGCTGCCTTCAGGCCGGCGCCAGCAAGGCCGCGGCGCTGCTCGGCAAGCTCGGCATCAAAGTGCAGGCTGCCGTGTTCGGCGCGGTCGAAGGCGATATTGTTGCCGCCCCCTCAAAGCCGCTCTGGATCATTCCGGGCATCAAGGGCAAGGCGTTCGTCGATTTTCAGAACGATGTCCATCGCAAGGACATCGGCCTTGCGGCTCGCGAAGGCTATGGGCACGTGGAGCTCACCAAGCGCTACACCACCAACGGCATGGCGACGGACCAGGGCAAGCTCTCCAACGTCAATGCCATCGGCCTTCTCGCCGAGGCGCGCGGCGTAAATCCCGCCGATATCGGCACCACCACCTTTCGCCCGTTCTATAGCCCTGTCTCCTTCGGGGCGCTTGCCGGTAGCTCGCATGGCAAGCATTTCCAGCCGGTGCGCAAGTCCCCGCTGCACGATTGGGCGGCCAAGAACGGCGCGACGTTCGTCGAGACGGGCCTGTGGTATCGTTCCGCCTGGTTTCCGCTTACCGGGGAAAAGAGCTGGCGCCAAAGCGTCGACCGTGAAGTGAAGACCGTACGCGGCAATGCAGGCCTTTGCGACGTCTCGATGCTCGGCAAGATCGAGATCACCGGCAAGGATGCCGCGGAGTTCCTCGATCGGGTCTATTGCAACGCCTTCAAAAAGCTGCCCGTCGGCAAGGCACGATACGGATTGATGCTGCGCGAGGATGGCTTTATCTACGACGATGGTACCACCAGCCGCCTCGAAGACGACCGCTTCTTCATGACGACCACGACCGCCTACGCGGCGGGCGTGATGAACCACCTGGAATTTTGCGCCCAAGCGCTGTGGCCCGAGCTCGACGTGCGGCTCGCCTCGGTGACTGACCAGTGGGCACAGATGGCCGTCGCAGGACCGAAATCGCGCCTCATCCTGCAGCAGATCGTCGACCAGGACATGTCCAACGAAGCGTTCCCATTTCTCGGCGCCAAGGAGGTCTCGCTGTTCGGCGGCAAGCTGTCTGGCCGGCTTTTCCGGATATCCTTTTCCGGCGAGCTGGCCTACGAACTCGCCGTTCCCGCCGGCTACGGCGAGGCCGTGGCCGATGCGTTGATGGCAGCCGGCAAGGACCACGGAATCTGCGCGTACGGGGTCGAGGCGCTCTCGGTGCTGCGGATCGAGAAGGGCCACGTCACACACAACGAGATCAACGGCACGGTCGTGCCGGCAGATCTCGGCTTCGGCAAGATGGTGTCAGTCACCAAAGCGGACTTCATCGGCAAGCGGATGCTGCAACGGGACGGTCTCAACGACCCGAACCGGCACCAGCTCGTGGGGGTGGTGCCGCTCGATTCTGGAATGTCGTTCCGCAGTGGTGCCCACATCCTCGAAAAGGGCGCGGCAGCGACGCTCGAGAACGATCAGGGCTACATTAGCTCCAGCTGCTACTCGCCGCATGTCGGATCGACGATTGGCCTTGCGCTCGTCAAGCGCGGCTCGTCACGCCATGGCGAGGAGGTGCAGGTCTGGAACGGGCTGCAGAATGAATTCACCGCCGGACGTCTCTGCCATCCGGGTTTCGTCGATCCCGCCAACGAAAAGCTGAAGGGCTGA
- a CDS encoding sarcosine oxidase subunit delta has translation MASLIPCPHCGQRPREEFTVKGAALVRPAADAAQELWFDYVYLRANPRGRYDEHWHHTSGCRRWLVVTRDTATHEIEGARDAAVRTETAI, from the coding sequence ATGGCAAGCCTCATCCCCTGTCCACATTGCGGGCAAAGGCCCAGGGAAGAATTCACCGTGAAGGGGGCCGCACTCGTGCGTCCTGCCGCGGACGCTGCCCAAGAGCTGTGGTTCGACTATGTCTATCTGCGCGCCAATCCACGGGGCCGTTACGACGAACATTGGCACCACACGTCCGGCTGCCGCCGCTGGCTGGTGGTGACGCGGGACACCGCAACCCATGAGATCGAAGGCGCCCGGGACGCCGCCGTGCGCACGGAGACGGCGATATGA
- a CDS encoding sarcosine oxidase subunit beta family protein, protein MRYSAFSIFLNGLRGNAAWKPAWREPRPKSHYDVIIVGGGGHGLATAYYLAREFAIRNVAVLEKSYIGSGNVGRNTTIIRSNYLLPGNNPFYELSLKLWERLERDFNFNAMVSQRGVLNLFHTDAQRDAYTRRGNAMRLHGVDADLLNRTQVRKMLPFLSFDDARFPIQGGLIQRRGGTVRHDGVAWGYARGADAMGVDIIQQCEVTAIRRERGRVTGVETSKGFIGCGKLAVAVAGNSSQVAAMADIKLPIESHVLQAFVSEGLKPFIDCVVTFGAGHFYVSQSDKGGLVFGGDLDGYNSYAQRGNLASVEHVIEAGKAMIPALSRVRVLRSWGGIMDMSMDGTPIIDRTHLDNLYLNAGWCYGGFKATPGSGFCFAHLIAKNQPHAVTREMRLDRFERGYLVDEKGQGAQPNLH, encoded by the coding sequence ATGCGCTATTCAGCTTTCTCCATTTTCCTGAACGGCCTCCGCGGCAATGCCGCATGGAAGCCTGCCTGGCGCGAGCCCAGACCCAAATCGCATTATGACGTCATCATCGTCGGCGGTGGCGGGCATGGTCTTGCCACCGCCTATTATCTCGCCAGGGAATTCGCAATCCGCAACGTCGCTGTTCTGGAGAAGAGCTACATCGGTTCTGGCAACGTTGGGCGCAATACGACGATCATTCGCTCGAACTACCTGCTGCCCGGCAACAATCCATTCTATGAGCTTTCCCTGAAGCTGTGGGAACGGCTGGAGCGGGACTTCAACTTCAACGCCATGGTCTCGCAGCGCGGCGTGTTGAACCTCTTTCATACAGACGCCCAGCGCGATGCTTATACGCGGCGTGGCAATGCCATGCGGCTGCATGGTGTCGATGCCGACCTGCTGAACCGGACGCAGGTCAGAAAGATGCTTCCCTTCCTCAGCTTCGACGACGCTCGCTTCCCGATTCAGGGCGGCCTCATCCAGCGCCGCGGCGGCACGGTGCGCCACGACGGCGTGGCATGGGGCTATGCGCGTGGCGCCGATGCGATGGGGGTCGACATCATCCAGCAATGCGAAGTCACTGCCATCCGCCGCGAAAGGGGCAGGGTGACTGGCGTCGAGACTTCCAAGGGCTTTATCGGCTGCGGCAAGCTCGCCGTCGCCGTGGCCGGTAATTCCTCTCAGGTGGCCGCCATGGCGGACATCAAACTCCCGATCGAAAGTCATGTGCTGCAGGCCTTCGTCTCGGAAGGTCTGAAGCCCTTCATTGACTGCGTTGTCACTTTCGGCGCTGGCCATTTCTATGTCTCGCAATCCGACAAAGGCGGCCTCGTTTTCGGCGGCGATCTCGACGGTTACAATTCCTATGCCCAGCGCGGCAATCTTGCCAGCGTCGAGCACGTCATCGAAGCCGGCAAGGCGATGATACCCGCTCTATCGAGGGTCCGCGTGCTGCGCTCGTGGGGCGGCATCATGGACATGAGCATGGACGGCACGCCTATCATCGACCGTACCCATCTTGACAATCTCTATCTGAACGCCGGCTGGTGCTATGGCGGCTTCAAGGCGACACCTGGCTCGGGCTTCTGCTTCGCCCATCTCATCGCCAAAAACCAACCGCACGCGGTGACCCGCGAAATGCGTCTAGACCGGTTCGAGCGCGGGTATCTCGTCGACGAGAAGGGCCAGGGCGCCCAACCGAATCTGCATTGA
- a CDS encoding GlxA family transcriptional regulator encodes MSEPASRLTQTMGFLLLPGFALMSYASATEPLRAANLLAGQVLYDVRPLSVDGAAVTSSSGAVIPCQRLDQSLLHTIFVCAGGNPSTLGSAALYAALRQLSRSGVRLGGISGGPYILAAAGLLDGRDFTIHWEHAAALIEAFPHLAPRQARFVIDGNRITCGGGVAPLDMMHALIADRMGTDFARRVSDWYLHTQVAEPAAPQRASAAERFGVNHPVLLNILEKMEAAIEQPLDRSQMAVYAGVSQRHLDRLFSRHLNAGYLEVYRNMRLARARRLLQQSPLSVSEIAFATGFSSASHFSRTYSTLFGKTPKQERK; translated from the coding sequence ATGAGCGAGCCGGCCAGCAGACTGACGCAAACCATGGGCTTTCTGTTGCTGCCCGGCTTTGCGTTGATGTCCTATGCTTCCGCAACCGAGCCGTTGCGCGCCGCCAACCTGCTCGCCGGCCAGGTTCTCTATGATGTCAGGCCGCTGTCGGTCGATGGCGCCGCGGTGACGAGTTCGTCGGGCGCCGTTATTCCTTGCCAGCGTCTCGATCAATCGCTGTTGCACACGATCTTCGTCTGCGCAGGCGGAAATCCTTCGACCTTGGGATCTGCAGCGCTTTATGCGGCTCTTCGTCAACTGTCCCGAAGCGGCGTGCGACTCGGAGGAATTTCGGGCGGACCTTACATTCTCGCTGCAGCGGGACTGCTCGACGGGCGGGATTTTACCATTCACTGGGAGCACGCCGCGGCCCTGATCGAAGCCTTCCCTCATCTGGCTCCAAGACAGGCGCGTTTCGTGATCGATGGCAACCGTATCACCTGCGGGGGCGGCGTGGCGCCGCTCGACATGATGCACGCGTTGATCGCCGACCGGATGGGCACCGATTTCGCCCGGCGCGTGAGCGATTGGTATCTTCACACCCAGGTCGCCGAACCGGCCGCGCCGCAACGCGCCTCGGCGGCGGAGCGTTTCGGGGTCAACCATCCCGTTCTCTTGAACATATTGGAGAAGATGGAGGCTGCGATCGAGCAGCCGCTGGATCGCTCACAGATGGCCGTCTATGCCGGCGTCAGCCAGCGCCACCTCGACCGCCTTTTCTCCCGGCATCTCAATGCGGGATACCTCGAGGTGTATCGAAACATGCGCCTGGCACGCGCCCGGCGATTGCTGCAGCAAAGTCCACTCTCCGTGTCTGAGATCGCATTCGCCACGGGCTTCTCCAGCGCATCACATTTTTCACGCACCTATTCCACCCTGTTCGGCAAGACTCCGAAACAAGAGCGCAAATGA
- the ehuB gene encoding ectoine/hydroxyectoine ABC transporter substrate-binding protein EhuB — translation MRLLTGFGFRVWGGAVLGMFTATSVHAESAYQQALRTGSARVAVYNQVPWGVTDEKGEYHGFAVDVLRTALERMGIGKFEAVSTEFSALIPALQAHRADAVTAGLFVTPERCRLVAFGDPDIKMTDALLVKTGNPKNLHSYEDVAKNAAATIGTARGFSTAADALAAGVPRDRQTLFPDNQAAISALIAGRVDAVSATAASIAALYDDLKTKGVERAVPFVGKRDAAGQPHFNYAAVAFRQKDADFRDAYNMQLKAMKIDGALLKILQKYGFSEAEMPDATSSSLCGR, via the coding sequence ATGCGCTTGTTGACAGGATTTGGTTTTCGCGTCTGGGGAGGGGCGGTGCTCGGGATGTTTACGGCGACCTCGGTACATGCCGAGAGCGCATACCAGCAGGCTCTCCGCACCGGTTCGGCGCGCGTGGCGGTCTACAATCAGGTGCCTTGGGGTGTGACTGACGAGAAAGGCGAGTATCACGGGTTCGCTGTCGACGTGCTGCGGACAGCGCTGGAGCGGATGGGGATAGGAAAATTCGAGGCCGTCAGCACGGAGTTCTCCGCCCTGATCCCCGCACTCCAGGCGCACCGGGCCGACGCCGTGACTGCTGGGCTGTTCGTCACTCCTGAGCGCTGCCGTCTTGTAGCATTCGGTGATCCCGACATCAAAATGACCGATGCTTTGCTGGTGAAGACCGGAAATCCCAAGAACTTGCACAGCTATGAAGATGTCGCCAAGAACGCGGCTGCAACCATTGGCACGGCTCGCGGCTTCAGCACGGCCGCGGATGCATTGGCTGCCGGCGTGCCTAGGGACCGGCAGACCCTGTTTCCCGATAATCAGGCAGCGATCTCGGCGCTGATCGCGGGCCGGGTTGATGCGGTGTCAGCGACCGCGGCCTCTATCGCCGCTCTGTATGACGATCTCAAAACCAAAGGCGTAGAGCGCGCCGTCCCCTTTGTCGGTAAGCGGGACGCTGCAGGCCAACCGCATTTCAACTACGCAGCTGTTGCGTTCCGCCAGAAAGACGCCGACTTTCGCGATGCCTATAATATGCAGCTGAAGGCAATGAAGATCGACGGCGCACTCCTGAAGATACTGCAGAAATACGGATTTTCGGAAGCCGAGATGCCTGACGCGACGTCATCCAGCTTGTGCGGCAGATGA
- a CDS encoding Xaa-Pro peptidase family protein translates to MMASSQADEVGRRIEKLRGEMARLSIDAFVLTDQSNFEYFTGYRSLFWASKSRPFFAVIFADDNAPLIITSTAEARTLNQSVGMPANLRVEFYSGFIEAGLAKLMDSVAPRLPVSGVIGLDYGNDHFGRGSLTLPEMWHARRQDIEIIDGSDAIWNVRMIKSEYEIELKRQAMKVATDAFFTCLEALRIGDTEEQFATALKREMLAQGAESVPWLPVRFGRADMAYSLRPTKRQLVENDYIWVDIGCVREGYMSDVNRIAKAGTVTDEEQDAYRTIRKLTLDVLHSIRPGVTGGDVYRNCERLASITPFGAPAAAASRIGHGSGIDLTEPPSIMAASQEVIRPGMIIHIEPKYETQLGVFQLEEVAVVRESGIEMLTIAAPETLPALKVHKGRVQTELVP, encoded by the coding sequence ATGATGGCGAGTTCACAGGCGGACGAAGTGGGACGACGAATCGAGAAGCTGCGCGGCGAAATGGCGCGCTTGTCGATCGACGCTTTCGTTTTGACCGATCAGTCCAACTTCGAATACTTCACCGGCTACAGGTCGTTGTTCTGGGCATCCAAATCGCGTCCGTTTTTCGCGGTGATCTTTGCGGACGACAATGCACCGCTCATCATTACGAGCACAGCTGAGGCGCGAACGCTCAATCAGTCCGTCGGCATGCCCGCCAACCTGCGCGTTGAATTTTACAGTGGGTTCATCGAGGCGGGCCTGGCAAAGCTGATGGACAGTGTCGCGCCCAGATTGCCCGTTTCGGGCGTGATCGGCCTCGATTATGGCAATGACCATTTCGGGCGCGGATCGCTGACACTCCCCGAGATGTGGCACGCGCGTCGGCAAGACATCGAGATCATCGACGGGTCGGACGCGATCTGGAACGTACGCATGATCAAATCCGAATATGAAATCGAGCTGAAGCGGCAGGCAATGAAGGTCGCCACTGACGCGTTCTTTACCTGCCTTGAGGCGCTTCGGATTGGCGACACGGAGGAACAGTTCGCGACAGCGCTGAAGCGCGAGATGCTTGCTCAAGGGGCGGAGAGCGTGCCGTGGCTACCGGTGCGCTTCGGCCGAGCCGACATGGCCTATAGCCTGAGGCCCACGAAAAGGCAGCTGGTTGAGAACGATTACATCTGGGTCGATATCGGATGTGTCCGCGAGGGCTATATGTCTGATGTCAATCGTATCGCCAAGGCCGGCACGGTCACGGACGAAGAACAGGACGCCTACAGGACTATTCGAAAGCTCACGCTCGACGTACTGCACTCCATTCGTCCCGGAGTGACGGGCGGTGATGTGTATAGAAACTGCGAGAGGCTCGCTTCCATAACGCCGTTTGGCGCACCGGCAGCCGCCGCATCGCGGATCGGACACGGTTCGGGTATCGATCTGACTGAGCCGCCTTCGATCATGGCGGCTTCCCAGGAGGTGATCAGGCCCGGGATGATCATTCATATTGAGCCCAAATATGAAACCCAGCTCGGCGTATTCCAGCTCGAAGAGGTTGCCGTGGTACGCGAGTCAGGGATCGAAATGCTGACGATAGCTGCGCCCGAAACGCTTCCGGCGTTG